From one Mytilus trossulus isolate FHL-02 chromosome 10, PNRI_Mtr1.1.1.hap1, whole genome shotgun sequence genomic stretch:
- the LOC134686615 gene encoding complement C1q-like protein 3, whose protein sequence is MAWYRIILCLSFHGIIAIRNDINLENLLDRMETYEKKIAKLEMEVERMSVIEKEAAELRQIVKGNSRHRRFLLNEGPGVAFSAYKSASFDATSFGLRQTFIYDHVECNVGNGYENFTGIFRPSLPGTYAFTWTVCASGSVNSEIGVELVIDNKVHGSIYVDSETHAEEHCSTGFVIHTLKTGDVVYTRSQGAGHEGTIRSDKYTRTTFSGWLLFY, encoded by the exons ATGGCATGGTATAGAATTATTCTGTGCTTGTCCTTCCATGGTATTATTGCAATCAGAAATGATATTAATTTGGAAAATCTTTTGGACCGAATGGAAacttatgaaaagaaaatagcCAAACTTGAAATGGAGGTTGAAAGGATGTCTGTAATTGAGAAAGAAGCAGCCGAATTACGACAAATAGTTAAAG GTAATAGTCGACATCGAAGATTTCTTTTGAATGAAGGTCCTGGTGTGGCCTTCTCTGCCTACAAATCGGCATCCTTTGACGCAACGTCATTTGGCCTTAGACAAACGTTCATTTATGACCATGTTGAATGCAATGTTGGAAATGGTTATGAAAACTTCACAGGTATTTTTCGACCATCACTTCCAGGGACATATGCATTTACATGGACAGTATGTGCGAGCGGAAGCGTCAATAGTGAGATCGGAGTGGAATTAGTGATCGATAATAAAGTCCACGGAAGTATTTATGTTGATTCCGAAACGCATGCTGAAGAACACTGTTCAACTGGGTTCGTCATACATACCCTCAAAACTGGAGATGTAGTTTACACCAGATCACAGGGGGCAGGACACGAAGGTACCATCAGAAGCGATAAATATACCAGGACAACATTCTCAGGATGGCTTTTGTTCTATTAA
- the LOC134686616 gene encoding complement C1q-like protein 3, producing the protein MARFILCLFFCGIFANENDEILKRMEIYEKKLDTEIQKRSVIENEVAELRQWKRNIEQVFQGKSRNQRLLLESIPDKTGVAFSAYISASFEAPPFGVRHTFIYDHVECNVGNGYENSTGIFRPSVPGTYAFTWTVCASGAKNSEIGVELVINNKVHGSIYVDSETTNEEHCSTGFVVHTIKLRDVVYTRSQDAYHEGTIRSDHYSRTTFSGWLLF; encoded by the exons GATTTATTTTGTGCTTGTTCTTTTGTGGAATTTTTGCAAATGAAAAcgatgaaattttgaaaagaatggAGATTTATGAAAAGAAACTTGACACGGAGATACAAAAGAGGTCTGTGATTGAGAATGAGGTAGCTGAATTACGACAATGGAAACGTAACATTGAACAAGTATTTCAAG GTAAAAGTAGGAACCAAAGACTCCTTCTTGAGTCAATTCCGGATAAGACGGGTGTGGCTTTTTCTGCATATATATCGGCATCCTTTGAAGCTCCGCCATTTGGCGTAAGACATACGTTCATTTATGACCATGTTGAATGCAACGTCGGAAATGGTTATGAAAACTCTACCGGAATATTTCGACCATCAGTTCCCGGGACATATGCATTTACATGGACAGTATGTGCCAGCGGAGCTAAAAATAGTGAGATCGGAGTGGAATTAGTGATCAATAATAAAGTCCATGGAAGTATTTATGTTGATTCAGAAACTACTAATGAAGAGCATTGTTCTACTGGGTTTGTCGTACATACCATAAAGCTAAGGGATGTAGTTTATACCAGATCACAGGATGCTTACCATGAAGGTACTATAAGGAGCGATCACTATTCCAGGACAACATTCTCAGGATGGTTGTTGTTTTGA